In Papaver somniferum cultivar HN1 chromosome 1, ASM357369v1, whole genome shotgun sequence, a genomic segment contains:
- the LOC113291793 gene encoding prolyl endopeptidase-like encodes MFSSSRHAHTLLGPISTHRLYSYSILTHHHPFPYKSFPLKPTITRTKLPTSSSPRFVSLARKMGSLSIAEKSPLEYPFARRDESVVDDYHGVKISDPYRWLEDPESEETKEFVEKEANLTEELLKTCETREKLREQITKLFDHPRYDTPFKKGDKYFYFQNTGLQAQSVLYVQDSLDAEAEVLLDPNGLSEDGTVSLNVADVSEDAKYLAYGLSSSGSDWVTIKVMRVEDKFLEPDTLSWVKFSSITWTHDNKGFFYSRYPAPKQGEELDKGTETNSNLNHQVYYHFLGTDQSEDVLCWKDPENPKFLFEAQVMDDGKHVLLYINESCDPVNKLYYCDLSTLPNGLEGFKNRTDMLPFVKLVDNFDASYRAIANDDTQFTFLTNKDAPKYKLIRVDLKEPSVWTDVIEESEKDVLESAYVVNGNQILVSYLSDVKNVLQIRELKTGELVHRLPLEIGTVYGISGRRKDSEVFIGFTSFLTPGIIYQFNLAAEAPEMKIFREIVVSGFDHTEFQVNQVFVPSKDGTKIPLFIVSKKNIILDGSHPCLLYGYGGFNISLTPSFSVSRTILTRHLGAIFCIANIRGGGEYGEEWHKAGSLAKKQNCFDDFISAGEYLVSAGYTQSKKLCIEGGSNGGLLVAATINQRPDLFGCALAHVGVMDMLRFHMFTIGHAWTSDYGCSDKEEEFQWLIKYSPLHNVRRPWEQHQDEKYQYPPTMLLTADHDDRVVPLHSLKLLATMQYILCTSLENSPQTNPIIGRIDRKAGHGAGRPTKKMIDEAADRYSFMAKMLGASWIN; translated from the exons ATGTTCTCATCATCTCGCCACGCCCACACTCTTTTGGGTCCAATTAGCACCCACCGTCTTTACTCTTACTCCATCCTAACCCACCACCATCCCTTTCCATATAAATCTTTCCCTCTTAAACCAACTATAACCAGAACCAAACTACCAACCTCTTCATCACCAAGATTTGTGTCTCTCGCTAGAAAAATGGGTTCTCTTTCAATCGCCGAGAAATCTCCATTAGAATACCCTTTTGCTCGTAGAGATGAATCTGTTGTTGACGACTACCACGGTGTTAAGATTTCTGATCCTTATCGGTG GCTGGAAGATCCTGAATCGGAAGAAACGAAAGAATTTGTAGAGAAAGAAGCGAATTTGACAGAAGAATTACTTAAAACATGTGAAACAAGGGAGAAACTAAGAGAACAAATTACCAAATTGTTTGATCATCCTAGATATGATACTCCATTCAAGAAAGGGGATAAGTATTTTTACTTTCAAAATACAGGTCTTCAAGCACAAAGTGTTTTATATGTGCAG gATAGTTTGGATGCAGAAGCTGAGGTATTGCTTGACCCTAATGGGTTAAGTGAAGATGGAACTGTATCATTGAATGTAGCTGATGTAAGTGAGGATGCTAAGTATTTGGCTTATGGACTTAGTTCAAGTGGTAGTGATTGGGTTACCATTAAAGTTATGAGGGTTGAAGATAAGTTTCTTGAGCCCGATACTTTGTCATGG GTTAAGTTTTCTTCTATCACTTGGACTCATGATAATAAAGGGTTCTTCTACAGTAGATACCCTGCTCCCAA GCAAGGAGAAGAATTAGATAAGGGGACCGAGACGAATTCAAATCTTAATCATCAGGTTTATTATCACTTCTTGGGTACAGATCAATCTGAAGATGTTTTATGTTGGAAAGATCCAGAAAATCCGAAATTTCTGTTTGAGGCACAAGTTATGGATGATGGGAAG CATGTTCTTTTGTACATTAACGAGAGCTGCGACCCAGTCAACAAGCTTTATTATTGTGACCTGTCAACACTTCCCAATGGGCTCGAAGGGTTTAAGAACAGAACTGACATGCTTCCTTTTGTTAAGCTTGTTGACAATTTTGATGCAAGTTATAGAGCTATTGCAAATGATGACACCCAGTTTACCTTTCTGACTAATAAAGATGCTCCAAAGTATAAGTTAATCCGGGTTGATCTCAAGGAACCAAGTGTGTGGACCGATGTCATTGAAGAATCAGAGAAAGATGTCCTTGAATCTGCTTATGTTGTGAATGGAAACCAAATTCTGGTGAGTTACTTGAGCGATGTTAAGAATGTTCTGCAGATAAGGGAATTGAAAACAGGTGAACTGGTACATCGGTTGCCCCTTGAAATTGGCACAGTCTATGGGATTTCTGGAAGGCGCAAAGACAGTGAGGTTTTCATTGGATTTACTAGCTTTCTCACCCCTGGTATTATATATCAATTCAACTTAGCAGCGGAGGCACCTGAAATGAAGATATTCCGTGAAATTGTGGTTTCTGGATTTGATCATACTGAATTCCAGGTTAATCAG GTTTTTGTACCTAGCAAAGATGGAACTAAGATACCTCTCTTCATTGTGTCCAAGAAGAATATTATATTGGATGGCTCACATCCTTGTTTATTGTATGGTTATGGGGGTTTCAACATTAGCCTTACTCCATCCTTTAGTGTCAGCAGAACTATTCTTACCAGGCATTTAGGAGCTATCTTCTGCATAGCGAACATTCGCGGTGGTGGGGAGTATGGAGAAGAATGGCATAAAGCAGGGTCACTAGCAAAAAAGCAGAATTGCTTTGATGACTTTATATCTGCTGGAGAGTATCTCGTGTCCGCTGGTTATACCCAGTCCAAAAAGCTGTGTATTGAAGGTGGCAGCAATGGTGGACTTCTAGTGGCTGCTACCATAAATCAG CGACCTGATCTTTTTGGCTGTGCTCTGGCTCATGTCGGTGTAATGGATATGCTACGTTTCCACATGTTCACCATAG GCCATGCATGGACTTCAGATTATGGCTGCTCAGACAAGGAGGAAGAGTTCCAATGGCTTATCAA ATATTCACCACTTCATAATGTGAGAAGACCTTGGGAGCAGCATCAGGATGAAAAATACCAGTATCCTCCTACCATGTTGTTGACTGCTGATCATGATGACCGGGTTGTGCCATTACACTCGTTG